In one window of Chryseobacterium sp. JV274 DNA:
- a CDS encoding PaaI family thioesterase has translation MDRLAQLQQFIGKEFDQSPSPFMKWLNPIVLSVEEGQLEFQYTVRPEWLNPIGNLHGGVTAAIIDDIIGATMFSLNENSFITTINNVIDYFSTAKENDNIVAETKIIKRGKQFVNAQCEIWNADKTRLIARGTSNLFKINN, from the coding sequence ATGGATAGATTAGCACAATTACAGCAATTCATCGGAAAAGAATTTGATCAGTCACCATCTCCTTTTATGAAATGGCTCAACCCTATTGTTCTTTCTGTTGAAGAAGGCCAACTGGAATTTCAATATACAGTAAGACCGGAGTGGCTGAACCCTATAGGAAATCTTCACGGTGGAGTTACCGCAGCAATTATAGATGATATCATTGGCGCCACCATGTTTTCTTTAAATGAAAATTCTTTCATTACCACTATAAATAATGTCATAGATTATTTTTCAACTGCAAAAGAAAATGATAATATTGTAGCTGAAACTAAAATCATTAAAAGAGGTAAGCAATTCGTAAACGCTCAATGCGAAATATGGAATGCAGACAAAACACGATTAATCGCAAGAGGAACCTCGAATTTATTCAAAATCAATAACTAA
- a CDS encoding acetyl-CoA C-acetyltransferase: METKKVAIVGYNRIPFARMNTAYSEQGNQDLLLASLNGLIDRYHLKGKRLGEVAGGAVIKHISESNLIRETVMNTTLDPATPACDLQQACDTGIESAIYIGNKIALGQIECGIACGVEAMSNIPFESSPRLRKALLKANKEKSAFGKIKQLLSPKLKDWMPIPYKGQEPKTGLVMGEHTEITAKYYKISREEQDELALKSHQNMAKAYDEGFFDDMITPAFGLDKDNNMRRDSSIEKLSQLKPAFDKQNGTLTAGNSTPFTDGASAVLLASEEWAKANNLPVLAYITFSELAGIEYVENKQDLLLAPVFAAERMLKKAGMNLSDFDYYEIHEAFAAQVLATIKIWENEELAKKFGLEKALGKIDRSKLNVKGGSLAAAHPFAATGGRIIATLAKLLDEKGSGKGFISICAARGQGVTMILEK; the protein is encoded by the coding sequence ATGGAAACAAAAAAAGTGGCAATTGTAGGATACAACAGAATTCCTTTCGCCAGAATGAATACAGCTTATTCGGAACAGGGAAACCAGGATCTGCTGCTCGCTTCTCTGAACGGATTGATAGATCGTTATCACCTTAAAGGAAAAAGACTTGGAGAAGTTGCCGGCGGTGCAGTGATTAAGCATATTTCCGAAAGCAACCTCATCAGAGAAACCGTGATGAATACTACTCTTGATCCGGCAACTCCTGCATGTGATCTTCAACAGGCATGTGACACGGGCATTGAATCAGCTATTTATATAGGAAATAAAATTGCGCTAGGCCAGATAGAATGTGGTATTGCATGCGGAGTGGAAGCTATGAGCAACATCCCGTTTGAATCTTCTCCCAGATTAAGAAAAGCACTCTTAAAAGCCAATAAAGAAAAATCAGCATTTGGAAAAATAAAGCAGCTTTTAAGCCCGAAACTGAAAGACTGGATGCCTATTCCTTACAAAGGACAGGAGCCCAAAACAGGTCTGGTAATGGGAGAACATACAGAAATTACTGCTAAATACTACAAAATATCGAGAGAAGAACAGGACGAACTGGCTTTAAAAAGTCATCAGAATATGGCAAAAGCCTATGACGAAGGATTCTTTGATGATATGATTACGCCTGCCTTCGGATTAGATAAAGATAATAATATGCGCCGTGACAGCAGTATTGAAAAATTATCACAGCTAAAACCTGCTTTTGATAAGCAAAACGGAACTTTAACAGCGGGAAATTCAACGCCATTTACCGATGGTGCTTCGGCAGTTTTACTGGCCAGTGAAGAATGGGCAAAAGCCAACAACCTTCCTGTTTTAGCATATATTACTTTTTCAGAACTGGCAGGAATAGAATATGTTGAAAATAAACAGGATTTACTTCTGGCACCCGTTTTTGCTGCAGAAAGAATGCTGAAAAAAGCAGGTATGAACCTCTCAGATTTCGATTACTATGAAATCCATGAAGCATTTGCCGCGCAGGTTTTAGCTACCATAAAAATCTGGGAAAATGAAGAGCTTGCCAAAAAATTCGGATTGGAAAAGGCACTTGGTAAGATTGACAGAAGTAAGCTGAATGTAAAGGGAGGAAGCCTTGCCGCAGCCCATCCTTTTGCAGCAACAGGCGGAAGAATTATTGCAACCCTTGCAAAATTACTTGATGAAAAAGGCAGTGGAAAAGGTTTTATATCCATTTGTGCCGCACGTGGACAGGGAGTAACCATGATTTTAGAGAAATAA
- a CDS encoding TetR/AcrR family transcriptional regulator, translating into MSKAEKTKQHIIEKTATLFNTKGYISTSLSDITQATGLTKGSIYGNFENKDEVAIEVYKYNAGLLGKTLSRSFSDEYPKSLDKLHAFVDFYRKNWKFVFSNGGCPIMNAATEADDSFPALKNQVKKSFEQWMAKISAAILEGQQKGEIDKKVNAEQYASLFIMLIEGGILLSKTMGDQSFLNHALDKIIYMIDHELNILPS; encoded by the coding sequence ATGTCGAAGGCCGAAAAAACAAAACAGCATATCATCGAGAAAACAGCAACTCTTTTTAATACAAAGGGTTATATTTCCACATCGCTGTCCGACATTACTCAGGCAACCGGATTAACGAAAGGAAGTATTTACGGAAATTTTGAAAATAAAGATGAAGTAGCCATTGAAGTCTATAAATACAATGCCGGATTGCTGGGCAAAACCCTCAGCCGCTCTTTTAGTGATGAATATCCTAAATCCCTGGATAAGCTTCATGCTTTTGTAGATTTTTACCGGAAAAACTGGAAGTTTGTTTTCTCAAACGGAGGCTGTCCCATCATGAATGCGGCAACAGAAGCTGATGACTCTTTCCCTGCTTTAAAAAACCAGGTTAAAAAATCTTTTGAACAGTGGATGGCCAAAATATCAGCCGCTATTCTGGAGGGACAACAGAAGGGTGAAATTGATAAAAAAGTAAATGCTGAGCAATATGCGTCCCTATTCATCATGCTTATTGAAGGTGGGATTCTGCTCTCAAAAACAATGGGTGATCAAAGTTTTCTAAATCATGCTTTGGATAAAATCATCTACATGATTGATCATGAACTCAATATTCTTCCATCATAA
- a CDS encoding OsmC family protein: MRRNATAVWNGTIKEGKGHLTTQSMTLNQTQYSFNSRFADGVGTNPEELLAAAHAGCFTMKLDAELSQAGYNPEELKTTSVITLDPNIGKITKSELTLTAKVPGISEEEFQKFAKIAEEGCPVSAAFNFEITLNATLEQ; the protein is encoded by the coding sequence ATGAGACGTAACGCAACAGCCGTTTGGAACGGTACCATCAAAGAAGGAAAAGGACACTTAACTACTCAAAGTATGACTTTAAACCAGACTCAATATTCTTTCAACAGCCGTTTTGCGGATGGTGTAGGGACAAACCCTGAAGAATTACTGGCAGCAGCTCATGCTGGATGTTTCACCATGAAATTAGATGCAGAGCTTTCACAGGCAGGGTACAATCCTGAAGAGCTAAAAACAACTTCTGTTATTACTCTTGATCCAAATATTGGAAAGATTACAAAATCTGAACTGACTTTAACTGCTAAAGTTCCGGGAATCTCAGAAGAAGAATTCCAGAAATTTGCTAAGATTGCTGAAGAAGGTTGCCCTGTAAGTGCAGCATTCAACTTTGAAATTACATTGAATGCTACTCTGGAGCAATAA
- a CDS encoding helix-turn-helix domain-containing protein, producing MPQQLIFEDHYKRLGLEIFSEENLENFNGNHFRTDIKVFFIPSGYELTVDFNHYKTKKPSLFFLTNQHLSIQKGKDESILLFYNRDFYCIQIHDKEVACDGLLFHNVFEIPFVELDPSEATLIKDLFQNIQDELEWKDSSAEEMIRTYVKQIIIRATRKWKKQNLDNETLRIPGSELDIFRDFSRHLEIHFREKHNVADYADLLHIAPKTLTHKFKNLNLDSPNQFIINRILLEAKRLLFYTDKPVKEIAYDLGYEDPAYFNRLFTNKTGNTPSNFKKNYSSGKKYNI from the coding sequence ATGCCGCAACAGCTTATTTTTGAAGATCACTATAAAAGACTCGGACTGGAAATATTTTCAGAAGAAAATCTGGAAAATTTCAACGGAAACCATTTCAGAACTGATATCAAAGTATTTTTTATTCCCTCAGGATACGAACTTACGGTAGATTTTAATCATTACAAAACAAAGAAACCTTCACTGTTTTTTTTGACGAACCAACATCTAAGCATACAAAAAGGAAAAGATGAATCTATTCTGCTTTTCTACAACCGTGATTTTTATTGTATTCAGATTCATGATAAGGAAGTAGCGTGCGATGGACTTCTCTTCCATAATGTATTTGAGATTCCTTTCGTAGAGCTTGATCCTTCCGAAGCGACACTTATAAAAGATCTGTTTCAGAATATTCAGGATGAACTTGAATGGAAAGATTCGTCTGCTGAGGAAATGATCAGAACCTATGTAAAACAGATTATCATCCGGGCTACCCGAAAATGGAAAAAACAGAATTTAGATAATGAAACACTCAGAATACCAGGCAGTGAACTTGATATTTTCAGAGACTTCAGCAGACATCTGGAAATACATTTCAGAGAAAAACATAATGTAGCAGATTATGCAGACCTGCTTCACATTGCCCCAAAGACCTTAACCCATAAATTTAAAAATTTAAATCTGGATTCTCCCAATCAGTTCATCATCAACAGAATTTTATTAGAAGCAAAAAGGTTACTATTCTACACCGATAAACCTGTTAAAGAAATCGCCTACGATCTTGGATATGAAGATCCGGCCTATTTCAACCGCCTTTTTACCAATAAAACAGGCAATACTCCTTCCAATTTTAAAAAAAATTACTCATCGGGAAAAAAGTACAATATTTAA
- a CDS encoding AraC family transcriptional regulator, giving the protein MSELENILREITPLSPEDSFLVFDRIKASFDFPYHYHPEIEINFIYKGKGYRRMVGDHTGEIGNIELVLVGPNLPHCWANYRCKNRKTHEITIQFNQDFFQQSLMEKNILKPINNLMKDSIRGILFSTETAEKLKDSFLNLSKMNSFESFIEIMKILNELAVAENKTLLSSYSIELETFADNDKMKVVHDFVHKNFENKITLDNAASLVNMSNVTFNRFIKKRTGKTFINYLNEIRISYAARWLMEKNLTVFEIAFEAGFNNIANFNKVFKSIKKTTPTEFKEQFKGVKKIE; this is encoded by the coding sequence ATGAGCGAATTAGAAAATATTCTGAGAGAAATAACTCCACTATCTCCTGAGGACAGTTTTCTTGTGTTTGACAGGATTAAAGCATCATTTGATTTTCCATACCATTATCATCCGGAAATTGAAATCAACTTTATCTACAAAGGAAAAGGATACCGGAGAATGGTTGGAGATCACACCGGAGAAATAGGAAACATTGAGCTGGTTTTAGTAGGACCCAATTTACCACATTGCTGGGCCAATTACAGATGCAAAAACAGGAAAACCCACGAAATCACAATACAATTTAACCAGGATTTCTTTCAACAATCACTGATGGAGAAAAATATTCTGAAACCCATCAACAATCTGATGAAAGATTCCATCAGAGGAATTCTTTTTTCTACGGAAACGGCTGAGAAACTAAAAGATTCGTTTCTCAATCTGTCAAAGATGAACAGCTTTGAATCATTCATAGAAATTATGAAAATTCTGAATGAACTGGCAGTTGCAGAAAACAAAACGCTCTTGTCATCGTATAGTATTGAGCTTGAAACTTTTGCAGATAATGATAAAATGAAGGTCGTTCATGATTTTGTACATAAGAATTTTGAAAATAAAATAACTCTGGACAATGCAGCCTCATTGGTGAATATGAGTAATGTAACGTTCAACAGGTTTATTAAAAAAAGAACCGGAAAGACTTTCATTAATTATCTGAATGAAATAAGAATCAGCTATGCCGCACGGTGGCTGATGGAAAAGAATCTTACCGTTTTTGAAATCGCTTTTGAAGCGGGGTTTAATAATATTGCCAACTTCAATAAGGTATTTAAGTCAATAAAAAAGACAACTCCTACTGAATTTAAAGAACAATTCAAAGGGGTGAAAAAAATCGAATAA